From the Quercus lobata isolate SW786 chromosome 6, ValleyOak3.0 Primary Assembly, whole genome shotgun sequence genome, one window contains:
- the LOC115950076 gene encoding uncharacterized protein LOC115950076, producing the protein MGALSMKLNQHLGSLEAEAKAYELGIMFAKDMGFHEIVLEGDSVMVSNAIADISPPPSSIALVVYGISSLLSTFRRFSISHVGRKGNQVIHLLAKHAQGVEQYVAWIEQSPCFLEHALSTNVFVSSSC; encoded by the coding sequence ATGGGAGCTTTGTCAATGAAGCTAAATCAGCATCTAGGATCCTTGGAAGCCGAAGCAAAAGCTTATGAATTGGGCATTATGTTTGCTAAAGATATGGGATTTCATGAGATTGTTCTTGAGGGGGATTCTGTTATGGTTTCAAATGCTATTGCTGACATTTCTCCTCCTCCATCTTCGATTGCATTAGTTGTATATGGAATTAGTTCTTTGTTAAGTACTTTTCGTAGATTTTCTATTTCACATGTTGGTAGGAAAGGTAATCAGGTAATCCACTTGTTAGCAAAACATGCTCAGGGTGTTGAGCAATATGTTGCTTGGATTGAGCAGAGCCCTTGTTTCTTAGAACATGCTCTCTCAACTaatgtatttgtttctagttCATGTTAA